In the Lates calcarifer isolate ASB-BC8 linkage group LG24, TLL_Latcal_v3, whole genome shotgun sequence genome, one interval contains:
- the chchd7 gene encoding coiled-coil-helix-coiled-coil-helix domain-containing protein 7: protein MDKKEPKFRNKDINPCIEESDASHKCLDAYNYDKRMCSAYFLRYKNCRKYWHNIMLERRRNGVKPDMPTAAERQEMIAAIGGTPY from the exons ATGGATAAAAAAGAACCAAAATTTCGGAATAAGGACATTAACCCATGCATCGAA gAAAGTGATGCCTCCCATAAGTGTTTGGATGCCTACAACTATGATAAGCGCATGTGTTCAGCCTATTTCCTGAGATATAAGAACTGTAGGAAATACTgg CACAACATAATGCTGGAGAGGAGACGAAACGGTGTGAAACCTGACATGCccactgctgcagagagacaggagatgATTGCTGCTATAGGAGGCACACCATACTGA